A region from the Terriglobales bacterium genome encodes:
- the pstB gene encoding phosphate ABC transporter ATP-binding protein PstB, with protein sequence MGVGMEARNLNAWFGPAQVLHGISMDMAANQVTAIIGPSGCGKSTFIRCLNRLHETVPGARVEGKVQVGGNDIYGRSVPAVEVRRRVGMVFQKPNPFPTMSIYDNVAAGLKLNGFRNRRELDQIVEHSLCQAALWDEVKDQVKKKSGASLSGGQQQRLCIARALAVAPEVLLMDEPCSALDPISTSKIEELVFELKKDYTVVIVTHNMQQASRVADFTGFFLLGYLVEFDRTERVFTNPADKRTEDYVTGRFG encoded by the coding sequence ATGGGCGTCGGCATGGAAGCACGCAATCTGAACGCCTGGTTCGGTCCGGCCCAGGTCCTGCATGGCATCTCCATGGACATGGCCGCCAACCAGGTCACTGCCATCATCGGGCCCTCGGGCTGCGGCAAGAGCACCTTCATCCGGTGCCTGAACCGCCTGCACGAGACCGTGCCGGGAGCGCGGGTGGAGGGCAAGGTGCAGGTGGGCGGGAACGACATCTACGGCCGCTCCGTACCTGCGGTGGAGGTACGGCGGCGCGTGGGCATGGTCTTCCAGAAACCCAACCCTTTCCCCACCATGTCCATCTACGACAACGTGGCCGCCGGGCTCAAGCTCAACGGCTTCCGCAACCGGCGGGAACTGGACCAGATCGTGGAGCACTCGCTGTGCCAGGCCGCCCTGTGGGACGAGGTGAAGGACCAGGTCAAGAAGAAATCCGGGGCCAGCCTCAGCGGGGGCCAGCAGCAGCGCCTGTGCATCGCCCGCGCCCTGGCGGTGGCGCCCGAGGTCCTGCTCATGGACGAGCCCTGCTCGGCCCTGGACCCCATCTCCACCAGCAAGATCGAGGAACTGGTCTTCGAACTGAAAAAGGACTACACCGTGGTCATCGTGACCCATAATATGCAGCAGGCCAGCCGGGTGGCCGACTTCACCGGCTTCTTCCTGCTGGGATACCTGGTGGAATTCGACCGGACGGAAAGGGTCTTCACCAACCCGGCAGACAAGCGGACCGAAGATTACGTGACAGGCAGGTTTGGATGA